CTCTCCAGTGATTCTACAGCATGGAATAGGCCACTGACTTACTCACATGTATAGTTCTCATCTGTCCACTTTAATAATTGCAACTAGAGCTCTTTTTGAACTTTCTCTCGTTCTTCAAGCATACATCAAACCTGAGTTTAGAGGGTATTTGCGTCCTAGTTTCACGAGATTGGCAAGTAGTTTTTAGAGAGTATGTTTGTGGCCATTCATTTGTTTTGATACTGATGgagggtttcttttttaattttttgtttgtttaagacagggtcttactctgtcacccaggctggagtgcagtgatgcaatcatggctcaccatagccccaacctcctggcctcaagcgatcttcttgcctcagcccccgcaaatagctgggactatacatgCATGCCACCCTGCTAGCTAATTTTTAGAGGAGGTCTGTGTTGCACAGGttggtctggtcttgaacttctgacctcaagtgaaactcctactttggcttcccaaagtgctgggattacaggcatgagccattgcacctggcaaTGGAGTGGTttgtggttggttggtttttgtttgtctgtttttgagacagagtttcactcctgttgcccaggctagagtgcaatggtgcgatctcggcttacttcaacttctgcctcctgggttcaagcaattctcctgcctcagcctcccaagtcactgggattacaggcgtccaccacaacgcccggctaatttttgtatttttagtagagatgaggtttcaccatgttggtcaggttggtctcaaactcctgacctccagtgatccacccacctcagcctcctgaactgctgggattacaggcgtgagccaccatgcctggccttgtttgtttgttttttgttttgttttgagacagagtctcactccatcgcccagactggagtgcagtggcacagtctcggctcactgcaacctccgcctcctgggttcaagcgattcttgtgccccaacctcctgagtagctaggacgacaggcatgtgccaccactgcctggttaattttggaattttctttttaatagagacagggttttgccatgttggccaggctggtctcaaacttctggcctcaagtgatctgcccgccttggcctcccaaagtgctgggattatgggcgtgaaccaccgcactcacagttttttttcttttttaaatacatttttatttgaaattatttagatTTGCAGAAAAAGCGCAAAGTAATACAAAGAGTTTCTATATATTGCCATACCCAATTTACCCTAATGGTAACATCTTACACTAGCATgatatatttgtcaaaatcaTCAGTGTACCAATTCATATACTGTACATCACTATTTACTAAAATCCAgagtttatttggatttcaccagtttttccactaatgtttTTTTGTTCCAGAATTCATAAATAGAGGgttgttttttcctatttttgattCTTTAAGTTCATTTTTGTTGGTTGCATGGAGGAGTGTTAAATATGCACTCATTCCACCAAATTCCCTTGATATCCTTTACCATTACTTTATAAACCATTTACGTTTCTCTTGCAGAGAGCCACAACCTAAATGCCTTACCTGATGACACTGACAGAATCACTGGAAATGATAGTTTTATACTTAATTCCTGTCACTAAAACTctaatagtgtttttaaaaacctaatacaaggccaggcctggtggctcacacctatgatcccagcactttgggatgcctagggaggaggattgctcaaggccagaagtttgaaaccagaacagcctgggcaacatagtgagaccctgtctctgaaaaaacaaaacaaaacaaacaacaacaacacaaaaacctAACACAAATACTTAAATGCATAcaactatttttataacttttaacttTTACACTTAGGTGTCCATTTCTCCAAAATATGAAGTCCTCTGCAGAAGTGATTCCAGACCTTCAGAGCCGTGGTGAACTTTGTGAATTACTGGTAATGAACACCACCATCTTGTCTGTTTTAGCAGCACATGATCATGTAATTGAAAACTTTTGAACAGGAATGTCTCATCATAAATACGTtaataaattatacaaaaatcTACTAAACACCTATTATGTTCTAGGTGCAGATTGGGGAAATCACAATAAACCACTCAGGCACAATACCTAGCTTCATGAAATGTATAGTCAGTCTCTTCTACTTTAAGGCCCAGACTCTCCTAAGACTTCGTTGATTAGCATCCAGGCTAAATGGATCCTCTCTGGATCTTCATTTGGAGGGCAATAAGGCTGGATTTGCTACTTGGCTTTTTTAGGGGTTGAGAAGATGTTACTTTAACAAAAGCAAGCGCCCAACAAAATCATAAACCCAGGTAACAGGCTGACCACTTTAAGCTGAGAAATCCTACATAGTTCTCTGGGATATAAGCCACTACTAATTTTAATGCACACACATACCACCTTATTTTGAGGCTGTGTGTTAGGTATGTTGTTTGTCATTCCTCCccgccccccacacacacacaaaaaccaactTGCTAGTCACTTGATTCATTTTTTATGTGAATTGAAAAATGGcactaaagaaaaaagtttgagaGTATAGAAATAGcttattttttaaggaagaaacaTAACCTTTCTAAATACCAGATgtgtaatattaaaaatgtagttAACCAAGGACAGAAGCTGCACCTAATGACTTTTGGAGGATCCTTCTTGCTCAAGACACTATGATTCTCATTACCTGGATAGTATTCACCTATGGATTGTATCATATATGAACCACTGAGGAACACACACTCTTGCAGATGTTTGCAGATTATTAATTGCTTTATATTTGGAGCACCCCTCCTTTCAATCAGCATAAATATTTGAGGGTGTTCTGTGTTTAGAAGATGTTTAGTCCCCAATGATTGCAACATGATGCACTACCCTCCTATACAAATTTTGATTtaagaaaggattttatttttcaaaggaaacCACAAGTGAAAGCAATCTTGAAGATTCAATAGCAGTTGATCCTATAGTGCCAGGTAAGAACTTTGAAGAAGCATGTGGGATTATATGtgtttgtaaatatatttgtatacaggGCAGTTGCAAAAAAAGAGTATTTATAATTGTCCAAAGAGCTTCCAAAGAGGAGCAGCATTGCAACAGTGTCACGTATGAGCAAAAGTCAAGGTTCTTGTGGCTTCTCCAGAGTGCAGGCAGGACCAAACTGATAGTAGGCAACATGTCTCAGGTACAAGCAAACCAGTCCTTAGAAGCACCAATTAGCAAGCTTCTttcctgagatttttatttttattaattttattttattttatttgagacagggtcttactttgttacctaggctggaatgcattggcaagatcatggctcactgcagcctcgacctcccaggctccagtgatcttcctatctcagcctccccagtagctgggaccacaagcatgtgccaccacacctggctaatttttgtattttttgtagagacagggttttgccatgttggccaggctggtcttgaactcctaggctcaagcaattcgcctgccttggcctcccaaagtgctgggattacaggcctgagtcactttGCCTGGCCTCTTTCCTGAGAGGCATGGTGCTTATGATAAGCACACATTATGTCTAGGTCCCTGCTTCAAGTGTGGCACTTTGGACACATGCTTCCCAGATTCTGATTTCGTGCCAAAACCTATGAGATGATCGCAATGTGGGAATCATGGATGGCTGTGGAAAACCCTAACACATTCGTAGTAGACGAGCAGAATCGTGGAATGAAAAGGGCATGGTGTTCAGACTGAGGGAGATGTGAGTATGAATCCCTGTTGTGCCCCCTTTCTCTCCACAGAAATGGCACAGGATGAAGCCCAGTGGTTTCAAGAGGCAAAGAATCTGAATGAGCAGCTGAGAGCAGCTTATACCAGTGCCAGTTTCCGCCGCATGTCTTTGCTTGATATCTCTTCCGATCTGGCCACGGACCACTTGCTGGGCTGTGATCTGTCCATTGCTTCAAAACACATCAGCAAACCTGTGCAAGAGCCTCTGGTGCTGCCTGAGGTCTTTGCCAACTTGAACTCTGTCATGTGTGTGGAGGGTGAAGCTGGAAGTGGAAAGACGGTCCTCCTGAAGAAAATAGCTTTTCTATGGGCATCTGGATGCTGTCCCCTGTTAAACAGGTTCCAGCTGGTTTTCTACCTCTCCTTTAGTTCCACCAGACCAGACCAGGGGCTGGCCAGTATCATCTGTGACCAACTCCTAGAGAAAGAAGGATCTGTTACTGAAATGTGCATGAGGAACATCCTCCAGCAGTTAAAGGATTAGGTCTTATTCCTTTTAGATGACTACAAAGAAATATGTTCAATCCCTCAAGTCATAGGAAAACTGATTCAAAAAAACCACTTGTCCCGGACCTGCCTATTGATTGCTGTCCGTACAGACAGGGCCAGGGACATCCGCCGATACCTAGAGACGATTCTAGAGATCAAAGCATTTCCCTTTTATAATACTGTCTTTATATTACGGAAGCTCTTTGCACATAATATGACTCGTCTGCAAAAGTTTATGGTTTACTTTAGAAAGAATGAAAGTTTGCAGAAGATTCAGAAAACTCCTCTCTTTGTGGCGGCGGTCTGTGCTCATTGGTTTCAGTATCCTTTTGACCCATCCTTTGATGATGTGGCCATTTTCAAGTCCTATATGGAACGCCTTTTCTTAAGCGACAGCTGAACTTCTCAAAGCAACTGTGTCCTCCTGTGGTGAGCTGGCCTTGAAAGGGTTTTTTTCATGTTGCTTTGAGTTTAACGATGATGATCTCGCAGAAGCAGGGGTTGATGAAGATGAAGATCTAACCATGTGCTTGATGAGCAAATTTACAGCCCAGAGACTAAGACCATTCTACCAGTTTTTAAGTCCTGCCTTCCAAGAATTTCTTGCGGGGATGAGGCTgattgaactcctggattcagaCAGGCAGGAACATCAAGATTTGGGACTGTATTATTTGAAACAAATCAACTCACCCATGATGACTGTAAGCGCCTACAACAATTTTTTGAACTATGTCTCCAGCCTCCCTTCAACAAAAGCAGGGCCCAAAATTGTGTCTCATTTGCTCCATTTAGTGGATAACAAAGAGTCATTGGAGAATATATCTGAAAATGATGACTACTTAAAGCACCAGCCAGAAATTTCACTGAAGATGCAGTTACTTAGGGGATTGTGGCAAATTTGTCCACAAACTTACTTTTCAATGGTTTCAGAACATTTACTGGTTCTTGCCCTGAAAATTGCTTATCAAAGCAACACTGTTGCTGCGTGTTCTCCATTTGTTTTGCAATTCCTTCAAGGGAGAACACTGACTTTGGGTGCACTTAACTTACAGTACTTTTTCGACCACCCAGAAAGCTTGTCATTGTTGAGGAGCATCCACTTCTCCATACGAGGAAATAAGACATCACCCAGAGCACATTTTTCAGTCCTGGAAACATGTTTTGACAAATCACAGATACCAACTATAGATCAAGACTATGCTTCTGCCTTTGAACCTATGAATGAATGGGAGCGAAATTTAGCTGAAAAAGAGGATAACGTAAAGAGCTATATGGATATGCAGCGCAGGGCATCACCAGACCTTAGTACTGGCTATTGGAAACTTTCTCCGAAGCAGTACAAGATTCCCTGTCTGGAAGTCGATGTGAATGATATTGATGCTGTAGACCAGGAGATGCTCGAGATTCTAATGACAGTTTTCTCAGCTTCACAGCACATCGAACTCCATGTAAACCACAGCAGAGGCTTTACTGAAAGCATCCGCCCAGCTCTTGAGCTGTCTAAGGCCTCTGTCACCAAGTGCTCCATAAGCAAGTTGGAACTCAGCGCAGCGGAACAGGAACTGCTTCTCACCCTGCCTTCCCTGGAATCTCTTGAAGTCTCAGGGACAATCCAGTCACAAGGTATACCTGTATGTATTTTGGATGACTATTctgatgtataatttttttttcttactttaagtGGTTGAAAACTTCTTGAGGCCATGAAAGCATGAAAGCTCATTGATagaatagatataaaataaaccTTCACTAATGTTTTTTTGGCAGTAGCATGAATTAGTGAAAAGTCCTGAAATAATAGAACGGTTTTCAAATAACtcagataaaatgaataaaatatttatattaaattattgaaGGTTCTTAATAAAGACATGAATTATCTGTTATTAGTAAAAGAATTGGCTATATGTAAGATGATGCTTAGAAATTACCTTCACCCTAGCTGCCTAAAGGAAGAAAGGCCTGTAATCcctgggaaataaataaattaatgggaAATAATATCTTCATCTATTTATGTCTTAACTCCTCTAAGCACTGTTtgatagttttcagtgtagactTAACCcatctttcattaaatttattcctagatacTCATATCTTTTGAAAGTATTataaatgtcattaaaaatattttttcattttctaattgttgcTAGTATTGCTTTGGTCTTAAGCAGTTTGACTGTTATATCCCTAGGTGTGCTTTGCTTTGTATGTATCTTGCTTGAGGTGCACTGAACTTTTTTGGGATGTGTGGGTTGACATTTACCAAATCTAgaaaatttttcatcttttctcaaGTACTTTTTTATTATGctaaaatacatgtaacaaaacttaaattttaatcatttttaagtgtacaactcagtggcattaagtgcattcactatgttgtacaaccatcaccactatccatctccagaaccttttcatcatcccaaactctgtacccattaaacaataaatcttcgggccgggcgcagtggctcacacctgtaatcccagcacttcggaaggccaaagagggtggatcgccagagctcaggagtttgagaccaccctgggcaacacggtgaaaacacgtttctactaaaatacaaaaaattagctgggcgtggtggcatgcgcctgtagtcccagctactcgggaggctgaggcgtgagaatcacttaagcctgggaggcggaggttgcagtgagcccagatcacgccactgcactccagcttgggctactgagtgagactccatctcaaaaaaaaagaaaaaaaaaaacacttccttcccaccagcccctgataacttctcttctcttttctgtctctatgaatttgcctcttCTAGATATTGTTTATAAGCAGAAACacttgtctggcttatttcactttgcatatgGTTCAAGGTACATCATATTGTAGCCTATATTGGAATTTCATTCCTTCacatatactccataaatatgtacaattattatgtatcaacttTGAAAAGGAACTTCATCCTTTTTAtagctaatattccattgtatgtatatagtacattttgtttatccattctgctGCTGagggacacttgggttgtttctactttctggctatcataaataatgctgcaatgaacattggcATCATAAGTATCGGTTTAAGTTCTTGCTTTTAAtcattttgggtatatacctagaagcaGAATTGCTGATTCATACGGtagttctatgtttaactttttgaggaactcgCACAGTAGCTACACCATCTTACATTCCCACTATCTATGTACAAAGGTTCCAATTACTCCACATCCTTTTCAgtacttgttaatttttgtttttgtttttgtggagacagagtctaactctgtcacccaggctggagtgctgtggcgagatcttggctcactgcaacctccacctctctggttcaagcaattctcctgtctcaccctcctgagtagctgggactacaggtatgcaccaccatacctggctaacttttgtatttttagcagagatggggtttcgccttgttgcccaagctggtcttgaactcctgagctcaggcggtccagccaccttggcctcccgaagtgctaggattacaggcatgagccaccgtgcccggcctgtttttgttttcattgttgtttttcttttttttcttttttttttgagacggagtctcgctctgtcgcccaggctggagtgcagtggcgcgatcttggctcactgcaagctccgcctcctgggttcacgccattctgcctcagcctctccgagtagctgggactacaggcgcccgccaccacgcccggctaatttttttgtatttttagtagagactgggtttcaccatggtctcaatctcctgaccttgtgatccgcccgcctcagcctcccaaagtgctgggattacaagcgtgagccaccgcgcccaacctcgttgtttttcagacagtgtctcgctctattgcccaggctggagtgctgtggtgcaatcatggctgactgcagcctcaacctcttgagctcaagcgatcctcctgcctcagcctcctgagtagctgagactaccagcatgcaccactgtgcctggataattttttattttttggagagattcTTGCTATGTGGCCTAGtctggtcttttttctttcttttttctttttttgagatggagtctcgctctgtcccccaggctggagtgcagtggcgcgatctcggctcactgcaagctccacttcctgggttcacgccattctcctgcctcagcctcccaagtagctgggattacaagcccccgccaccacacccagctaatttttgtatttttagtagagttagtgtttcaccatgatggccaggctggtcttgaactcctgacctcaggtgatccacccacctcggcctcccaaagtgctgggattacaagtgtgagccaccgcgcccagcctgatttgcatttctctaatgcaaatcattaaaatgatgttaagtatcttttcactttttgaaaaaatatctatttgcttatttaaaaattggttttgttgtattgtaagagttatttgtatattctggatttCAACCTGTTATCAGATatacagtttgaaaatatttttcccattccatagattgtcattttactttatttataatGTCCTTtgtgcacaaaagttttaaattttgacgaagtccaatttatctattttttcttttattgatggtCCTTTTGGTGTCgtatctaagaatccattgccaaatccaaggtcatgaagattaactcctatgtttttttctaagagttgtgtgatttcagcttttatatttaggtcgttgatccattttgagttgatttttttttacatggtgAGGGATAGgaatccaacttcattctttcccATGTGCAAATCCAGTTGTCTCcaaccatttgttgaagagatgctatatttcttcttttttttttttttgagacagagtctcacaccgtagcctgggctggagtgcaatggtgcaatcttggctcactgcaaccttcgtctcccaggtttatgtgattctcctgcctcagcctcctgagtagctgggattacagatgcacatcaccacactcagctaattttttttgtatttttagtagagacggggtttcactatgttggccagactggtctcaaactcctgacctcgtgatccacccacctcggcctcccaaagtgctgggattacaggcgtgagccactgtgcctggctgagatgCTATATTTCTTTTTGTGAGTCTGAAGAGTAGCACATGGCTTCCCATACAGTGCATAATCAGTAAATGCTGCAAACAGCAATATCTTCACAGAAgtactctttaaaaaaagttttatggaaTGTGGAAGGTTTGCATGTGAAAATAGCTGGATCAATCAAAATGACAGTTTTAAAATGTCCATTCAGAACTCTTTATTTAGATTAATAATGGGAAACTGTGCTGCTTTCCAGACCAAATCTTTCCTAATCTGGATAAGTTCCTGTGCCTGAAAGAACTGTCTGTGGATCTGGAgggcaaaataaatgttttttcagTCATTCCTGAAGAATTTCCAAACTTCCACCATATGGAGAAATTATTGATCAAAATTTCAGCTGAGTATGATCCTTCCAAACTAGGTAAGGATGGCACTTTAATATACTTGTTTTTACATAAGTTGGAAAAGCTACTTGGCCAATAATTTATTTAAGAGTTAAAGTTCCTGTGGTTCTAAGCGTGTAGCCTGAATCCATGGTAAATTGTGAGGAATAGCACTCTTTCTCATTAAGAAAGCAGAGTGCTGTTTGTAATTATTGAGCCTTTATTACACACTAGGAAGTATCCTAAGCACTTCACAAATACGAACTCAGTCTTCATGCCCACTCTATGAAGTAaagtactattactattattatattattattttgagacagagtctccctctgtcacccaggctggagtgcagtggcacaatctcggctcactgcaagctccgcctcccaggttcgccattctcctgcctggacagcctcccgagtagctgggactacaggcgcccgccaccatgcccagctaattttttgtatttttagtagagatggagtttcaccatgttagccaggatggtctcgatctcctgacctcgtgatccacccgccttggcctcccaaagtgctgggattacaggcgtgagccactgtgcccggccgaagtAAAGTACTATTATTAATGCTATTTTGTAGCTGGGAAAACTGAGACATAAAGAGATAAAGTAATTTGTAATATCCAGCTAAGGAAATGTAGATCTGTGACTCAAATACAGGAATTTTGACTCCAAAATCTGAGTTCTTAATCCCTAAtataggccaggcctggtggctcacgcctgtaatcccacaactttgggagaccaagaagggcagatcacctgaggtcaggagttcgagaccagcctgaccaacatagtgaaaccccgtctctactaaaaatgcaaaaattagctggcatggtggcatatgcctgtaatcccagctacttgagaggctgaagcaggagaattacctgaacccgggaggcagagattgcagtgtgagccaagatcgtgccattgtactccagcctggggaacaagagtgaaactccatctcagaaaaaaaaaaaaaatccctaatatAATGTTGCCACTCCAAAATAATTTGtagggttattttattttgtttttggttaggctggtcttacATTGCAACTTACAGATCTGCCAGCTCAGCAGGAAGGAAATCTGCTAATCTGTAGTCATTGGAAGtatttccctgtttctcaccAGCCTATCCTAATATTTCATGGAAACTGGTGCAgccatttttcttaaatacatcATTTAGCAAAATGACTTAGGCACCATCATTCCTTAACTTAGTAAACACTGAACACTAAAGATTGAAGAAATATACAACTCTATGGAATTGACATAAAGAGTTGCATGCAAAAGCTttattgttggccaggcacagtgactcacacctgtaatctcagcactttgggtggccaaggcaggaggatcgcctgagagcaggagttcaacaccaggctggacaacatagcaagacataatctctactaaaaaaaataaaaaattagccaagtatgatggtgtgcacctatagtccctagctactcaggaggctggtaggatcacttgagtccagaagttcaagcttgcaatgagctatgatcatgccactgcactccagcctaggtgatagagcaagtccctgtctcaaaaaaaaaaaacataagagtgtgtgtgtgtgtatacatatatacaccgaAGCTGGAGGTGGTAGTTATATTTGTCAGCAATTTTTGCAACAAATTTAGGTTTTGCTTCAGAGTTGtcattcatgtttctttttttttttgagacagagtctcactctgtcactcaggctggagtgcagtagcaccgtgttggctcactgcaacctccgtctcctgggttccagcaattctcctgcctcagcctcccaagtagctgggattacaggtgcccaccaccacgcccggctaattttttaatatttttagtagagacggggtttcaccatgttggccaggccagtctcaaactcctgacctcaggtgatccgcccacctcagcctcccaaagcactaggattacaggcgtgagccactatgcccggctgttT
This genomic stretch from Nomascus leucogenys isolate Asia chromosome 18, Asia_NLE_v1, whole genome shotgun sequence harbors:
- the NAIP gene encoding LOW QUALITY PROTEIN: baculoviral IAP repeat-containing protein 1 (The sequence of the model RefSeq protein was modified relative to this genomic sequence to represent the inferred CDS: inserted 2 bases in 1 codon; substituted 1 base at 1 genomic stop codon) — protein: MATQQKASDERISQFDHDLLPELSALLGLDAVQFVKEIEEEEQKERAKMRKGYNSQMRSEAKRLKTFVTYEPYSSWIPQEMAAAGFYFTGVKSGVQCFCCSLILFGASLSRLPIEDHKRFHPDCGFLLNKDVGNIAKYDIRVKNLKSRLRGGKMRYQEEEARLASFRNWPFYVQGISPCVLSEAGFVFTGKQDTVQCFSCGGCLGNWEEGDDPWKEHAKWFPKCEFLQSKKSSEEITQYIQSYKGFVDVTGEHFVNSWVQRELPMASAYCNDSIFAYKELRLDSFKDWPRESAVGVAALAKAGLFYTGIKDVVQCFSCGGCLEKWQEGDDPLDDHARCFPKCPFLQNMKSSAEVIPDLQSRGELCELLETTSESNLEDSIAVDPIVPEMAQDEAQWFQEAKNLNEQLRAAYTSASFRRMSLLDISSDLATDHLLGCDLSIASKHISKPVQEPLVLPEVFANLNSVMCVEGEAGSGKTVLLKKIAFLWASGCCPLLNRFQLVFYLSFSSTRPDQGLASIICDQLLEKEGSVTEMCMRNILQQLKDXVLFLLDDYKEICSIPQVIGKLIQKNHLSRTCLLIAVRTDRARDIRRYLETILEIKAFPFYNTVFILRKLFAHNMTRLQKFMVYFRKNESLQKIQKTPLFVAAVCAHWFQYPFDPSFDDVAIFKSYMERLFLXATAELLKATVSSCGELALKGFFSCCFEFNDDDLAEAGVDEDEDLTMCLMSKFTAQRLRPFYQFLSPAFQEFLAGMRLIELLDSDRQEHQDLGLYYLKQINSPMMTVSAYNNFLNYVSSLPSTKAGPKIVSHLLHLVDNKESLENISENDDYLKHQPEISLKMQLLRGLWQICPQTYFSMVSEHLLVLALKIAYQSNTVAACSPFVLQFLQGRTLTLGALNLQYFFDHPESLSLLRSIHFSIRGNKTSPRAHFSVLETCFDKSQIPTIDQDYASAFEPMNEWERNLAEKEDNVKSYMDMQRRASPDLSTGYWKLSPKQYKIPCLEVDVNDIDAVDQEMLEILMTVFSASQHIELHVNHSRGFTESIRPALELSKASVTKCSISKLELSAAEQELLLTLPSLESLEVSGTIQSQDQIFPNLDKFLCLKELSVDLEGKINVFSVIPEEFPNFHHMEKLLIKISAEYDPSKLVKLIQNSPNLHVFHLKCNFFSDFESLMTILASCKKLSEIKFSDSFFQAVPFVAILPNFISLKILNLEGQQFPDEEISEKFAYILGSLSNLEELILPTGDGIYRVAKLIIQQCQQLHCLRVLSFFKTLNDDSVVEIAKVAISGGFQKLENLKLSINHKITEEGYRNFFQALDNMPNLHELDISRHFTECIKAQASTVKSLSQCVLRLPRLIRLNMLSWLLDADDIVLLNVMKERHPQSKYLTILQKWILPFSPIIQK